aggatattcatcttTTGAAAGCCTCATTCTTAATCTGTCTCCTCAttagaaaacacagaaaccagTTTACTGTCCACCTGCACTTTGTTCTGAGCTCCTACCAGAGTTCGTTCTGAAGACAGATACAATCAGAATTATAGAGGATGTTGTCAGTGATCATCTCAGCTGTAcgaaggagtattagggccagccaaaaaaaaaaaaaaaaaaacaaaaaaaaaaagaaaaaaaaaaaaaaagccaggcgaaaataaatgcaaataaaagcgACTGACGGCTGCGCGTCTGTCTGAGCTCCACACCGACAGGATCAAGCAACTTGATCAATTGCCTTATTGTAACTTGTGATACAACATACCCTCTCTGGATCGCAAACAGGTGCAACCATTGGTACCCCTGCATCTGCCCCGTTCCAGCTATTTCATTTTGTATCAATGCGGCCACCTCCTCCAAGTTTGTATAGTTTATCTTCCTGAAGAAACCAAGTTTCCTCTTCAGCGTCCTAATACTTATCACCACACCATGTTTATGagccaaaagagagagaatttttttattattatagccGTTTCTGAAGTAATCGATGCTTAATCGATGCATCTGTAGAGGCAGGCATGGCTAtttggtttttttatatattttttttcttgtgccagattttttttgCCTGCCTTTTCCCCTTGTAGCAGCTTTAAGTCAGTACATGTGAAGGTTCCTGTGGTCAAAGATGACCTGGTTCACTGCATACTACATGAAATTGTgttgatatatgtatatatacatgtatatgtatatatacatacatacgtacatacagtacatgcaatgTAAGAACTCTTCATGGACACATATTTAAGTCAGGTttgaatttgtgtttaaatCAGGTTTAATTTGTGTCTCTCACAGTGGACATTGAGGACACGGTGGACACTGAGGACACAGTGGACGTGTTTGGACGGTGAAACGTTGATGCTCTGCAGGCATCTGGTCAACAGCAGTGACATCGTCTTtatgtaacaaacaaacattaaactaACAGAGGAAACGTACAACAGTGAGTTTGTCATGTAAACAAAGCGGCGGCAGATCGACTTGTAAACACATAGTTTGTGTCCActcagtgagacagagacacttttTGTCTCAGACAAAAACGCGGTGTGATGTCCACATGCTGCCAACTCTCAGGTCACTTTTCTTCATCATGACTCAGAGACAAAGCTGAGACTCTGTCGGAGCAGGTCCGGATCCTGTGGCGTCTGgacacaggaacaggaaacatGTTTCGCTGCTGAACTCCTGTCGCTtagcaacagcagcttcagctgcTGACAGCTCAGGAAGCCTCCTAGTGGCAGGAAGAGAGAAGTGTGATGGTTTGACCCTCAAAGAATGATGATGtgtttatgaatgtgtgaatgtatgtgtatgtgtacgtgactgctttttccctgtgtgtatgtgtctgcatgtgagtgtgagacgggttgcaggtgtgcaagTTTTGAGTGATTGACGTGTGTGAGGGAGtctaggtggatcctgggagctgattggtcctgcccGGAAGGAATCTGAATAAGAGGCCtgaacatcccagctgcagtgagCTTCCTCAAACCgctcacagccagactgccagcagacatgatgtgcttgattttaataaacctGTAAGATGGTTTGTTTgacttgttgctggtggtttcttgggagttgaGAAGAGGGAGTCTCGTTATTCatgttgtgatcaggttttcCCCTAGACCTGGTCGTAACAGTGTctatgaacgtgtgaatgtatGTGTCTATGAGcgtgtgaatgtatgtgtttttcaacATGTGAATGTATGAGTTtatgaacatgtgaatgtatgtgtttatgaatTTGTGAACGTATGTTTATGAGCATGTGAATGTATGACTTTATGAATGTGTGgatgtatgtgtttatgaacgtgtgaattTATGTATTTAGGAACGTGTGAATGTATGTTTCtgaacatgtgaatgtgtgtttatgaacatgtgaatgcatgtttatgaatgtgtgaatgtatatttatgaacatgtgaatgtatgtgtttatgaatgtgtgactgtatgtgtttatgaacatgtgaatgtaTGAGattatgaacgtgtgaatgtatgtgtttatgaaCATGAGAATGTATGagtttatgaatgtgtgaatgtatgtgtttatgaaCATGTGAACGTATGTTTATGAACATGAGAATGCATGAGTTTATGAGCGTGTGAGTATATTATGTTTCTTTTCTGAGTCAAACGTTGCAGGATGTGTGATGTCATATCAACCTCTAGTGGCGTCATGACGTCACTGCATCGGCTGTAACTGAGAATCCATACGTTTCTGTAACATTTAAACAGATCATTAAAGATAGAACAGTTACCATGTTTCAATCACTGGCGAAGGATTAATGgattaaagtgatagttcataTGATATGAATAAAAGCCTGGTTTCACGACATCATCAAACAGTGAAACAGCAGTTTCTTTGTGTGGATGTTTATGTGTTGGAGCAGAGACTCCATTTCCCATGATTCCCTGCGGCTCTGTGGTCCAGACTGAGGGTGGGCGTGTCCCCTCATTCGGCATCCTTTCTTCTGATGGAGAGAGGATAGATTCTGGTCCACTGACGTGATTGTTTCCGCTCAGTGTCGGTGTTTTctctcagtgactgtgtttccaCTCCGTGTCGGTGTTTCGTCTCAGTGTCGGTGTTTCCGCTCAGTGGTCGGTGTTTCGTCTGTCGGTGTTTCGTCTCAGTGTCGGTGTTTCGCCTCAGTGTCGGTGATGGACGCGGCGGCGGAGTGTAGAGTGAAGGTGATGTGTCGCTTCAGGCCGCTGAACGACGCCGAGCGAAGCCGCGGAGACAAATTCATCCCCAAATTTAACGGAGAAGACacggtggtggtggcggtgaGTGTTTACTGACGTCTGTTACCTACGGTTCAACCTGCGGTCACACCCTGTCTGTGTGaagtaacaacacacacacacagctgtttatgcagctattcttctcggGACTCTACATTGAcgtccattcatttaaacagaccCTAACCTTTTAAACAAAGCCCtatcactaaccataaccagtgaatGACTAACCCAAACCCAAGCACTATTCacatcttagtcctaaacttaaccagttcctcaaaaatgaggttctgcctcattttgACCAGGTTTCTCCATGAGgtcgactggtcctgacaaggtgagagtaacaaacataaatgtatgtacgtacacacgtgtgtttgtatatatgtacatacacacgtgtgtttgtatatatgtacatacacgtgtgtgtgtatatatgtacatacacacgtgtgtgtgtgtatatatgtacatacacacgtgtgtgtgtggttgtatatatgtacatacatgtggATTAGTGTTCGCACGCATATATTTATAACGTTTTTTCAGTTCTTCtgatcttattttgaaagaggAGTGTTTTTTCCAGGACAACACAGGTCATGTGATTGATGATGAGAATATGTTCTTCCTGAAAGTgaagccttttattttgaagggaaCTGCCTTGTCAATCTTGTCAATGATCAGTTGaatcaggcttttattctgacagTGTACTTCCTGTTACAGGGGAAACCGTATGTGTTTGACAAAGTTCTCGCTCCAAACTCTGAACAACTTCAGGTTTACGACGTCTGTGCCAAACAAATAGTCCGAGGTCAGTTCAGCCAATCACACGTCTTCAcctgacacacgcacactctgacacactgacacacacacacacagttgatgtttgttgttaatgttgttgttgggtTAGCTGATGAGACGATAGGCAGCGAAAAACGGGAGCTCCCGgccaaataaatgttgtttgttgtcgttgtggtggttaatgttgttgttgttgtcgttgttgtgtgGTTCAGATGTGTTGGGTGGATATAACGGGACAATCTTTGCTTACGGTCAGACGTCATCAGGAAAAACTCACACCATGGAGGTGAGTAAATTCCTTTAGAATAATTTGAATAATGAGTAAATGTAATAAGATAAGATTTAattacacaacaataaaaataataattataataataatgtttttgttttcagggaAATCTGCATGACGCTCATCAGATGGGAATCATTCCTCGTATCTCTAAAGACATTTTTGACCACATCTACTCCATGGATGAAAACCTGGAGTTTCACATCaaggtgatgatgtcactgatgaaaCATGTCATGTGTTACGTTAtgtgtcatgtgttcactgtcatgttttcactgtcataTTTTCACTGTCAAGTCCTCACAGTCATGTTTccacagtcatgttttcactgtcatgtgttcacagtcatgttttcactgtcatgtgttcactgtcatgttttcactgtcaagTCCTCACAGTCATGTTTccacagccatgttttcactgtcatgtgttcacagtcatgttttcactgtcatgtgttcaccgtcatgtgttcactgtcatgtgttcactgtcatgtgttcaccgtcatgttttcactgttatgttttcactgtcatgtgttcactgtCTGCTCTTGTGTCTTTACAggtctcttattttgaaatctatCTGGATAAAATCAGAGATCTCCTTGATGGTAAAAACATGGAACAAGTTCTTTCAAAGCACTTATACTACAGACACAGTACTGACCCTACAGACACAGTATTGATACTACTACTAGTTGTACTAGTTAGAGTACTGATTCTACAGTCAGAGTACTGTTACTATAGTTAGAGTAGTTACTACAGTTAGAGTAGTTACTACAGTTAGAGTACTGATACTACAGTCAGAGTACTGTTTCTATAGTTAGAGTATTTACTACAGTTAGAATACTGATTCTACAGTTTGAGTACTTATACTACTGTTAAGAATACTTGTACTACAGTTAGAGTACTGTTTCTACAGTTAGAGTATTGTTACTACAGTTAGAATACTGATACTACAGTTAGAGTACTGATACTACAGTTATAGTACTGTTACTACAGTTAGTGTACTGATACTACAGTTAGCATATTGTTACTACAGTTAGAGTACTGATACTACAGTTATAGTACTGTTACTACAGTTAGCATACTGATACTACAGTTATAGTACTGATACTACACTTATAGTACTGTTACTACAGTTAGCATACTGATACTACAGTTATAGTACTGATACTACAGTTATAGTACTGTTACTACAGTTAGCGCACTGATACGACAGTTAGCGTATTGTTACTACAGTTAGCGTACTGATACTACAGTTAGAGTACTGTTACTACAGTTAAGAATACTTGTACTAAAGTTAAGAATACTTGTACTACAGTTAGTGTTAATAACATGAATATTAGTATGACTGTtaaatattttgattttatgtttcAGTGTCAAAGACAAACTTGGCCGTTCACGAGGACAAGAACCGGGTTCCCTTCGTCAAGGTATGTGATCCATAGTACAGTTAAAGTACTGAGACTACAATTAAAGTACTGAGACTACAGTAAAGTACTGATACTACAGTGAATTAGTTTGGTGCTGgtactgttgctgttgctggtgCTGTTGCTGGTACTAATCAAAACATGTTAGAATGTTAGTTACATTCAGTCAGGTTGGTCCCTTTTGGCAGCGCGCTCAGTcgcagcggctctgatcaaccctccatctgacctcgacATTTCATTGTGCAGTACCAgttgttgtataatgacaaaaaagatgctttccttccttcctaccttcCTAATTCTGGTGCTGGTGTAACCGGTGTAGTTTTGCGGTGTGCTTTGTGAAGAATTCGCCGTGCGATGAATATCTTTCGGAGGTAGTCTCCATTTATTTCTGAAACACAGGGAAACGTGCcctctataaaataaatgtacagcGTGTCAAATTTAGCATGATAATCTCCATATTAGCATGATGACAATGCTTAACaatacagaaatcacacaagCGCACATCACGTACCTCTCCcacaacatgcagcagcagaaggggagaggtgagggcagacacacagaaaaatataaagGTTCCACATGACAACTTAACCTGCCGTGTcagggtaaaatataaaaataaaaactcaaaacatacattttgtgtaattataaaatgaaaaggcaaaaaaataaatgtcacgtatttaataaattgcagtaccttaaaaaaaatatactgtagtaACTGACCCTGTTACACTGGtactggtgctggtgctggtacTGGTACTGGTACTGGTACTGattctggtcctggtcctggtacCTATGTTGATGCtgatgtatatgtgtgttttatttttagggtTGCACAGAACGTTTTGTTTCTAGTCCTGATGAAGTGATGGACGTCATAGATGAAGGGAAATCAAACAGACATGTGGCTGTGACCAGTGAGTACCCGTCTGTATGTCCTCACCTTTATGTCTTGCCTGTCCtcaccgtctgtctgtctgtctgtctgtctcctgcagACATGAATGAGCACAGCTCTCGGAGTCACAGCATATTTCTGATCAACATCAAGCAGGAAAACACGGAGACCGAGACAAAACTGTCAGGAAAACTTTACCTAGTCGACCTGGCTGGCAGTGAGAAGGTCTCACCTATTACAtgacctgtctgtcctcacctgtctgtTCCCTGTCTGTAttcacctctctgtctctcctgttaTCCAGGTGAGTAAGACGGGAGCAGAGGGTTCTGTGTTGGACGAAGCAAAGAACATCAACAAATCTCTGTCAGCGCTGGGGAACGTCATTGCTGCTCTGAGTGAAGGAACGGTGAGTCTGTCTCCTTGTGTCTTTTCCTGCTTTTAGTAATGTCCCTCTGACCTTTGTCTCATGTCTGACATCCACAGAAGACACATGTCCCCTACAGAGACAGTAAGATGACTCGAATCCTTCAGGATTCTCTAGGAGGAAACTGCCGCACAACGATAATCATTTGCTGTTCACCATCGGTTTACAACGAGACAGAAACCAAGTCCACGCTGATGTTTGGACAGAGGTACACCTGAGGCTGTGTTCATACCGCACGCAACATGAATTTGTTGACAATCAAAGTCAACGGACAGATGTGTCAGCCGGGCGATATTGCACACATCGCACCCTTGATTCTAGTTGAAATGTTTCAACTTTTGTGAAAACTTGCAATGACGCGATGGCCAATCAGTGTTAAGATTCTCTGGATGATGTCATGTAAGACTAATGCTAATCATGGAGAAGGAAACgtatcatgtttgtgtgttgacaCACATCTCACTTGTGTGGTAAACAATCACTAATGAAGTTGTTACGGCAGTgtcttctctgcagatgtttccaaCAAGGATTTGCTTGATGGTGAATTGAAATTCCCgttacttctgtttaaaatatGGTGACTTGCGTCCGTCGCTCCCATAGACACAATGTTCTGCGAGGCCACACgacaaaaacccacacacacacatcaatgatAACCTCTCAATGATAACATGTCAATGATCGTTATTAACATGTCAATGATAACACATGGTTTGGGTTAGTACAGAGTACTGCACACTGTACTGTGTACAGATGgaacaacaaactaaactaaaagatatgaattatttcattttctcgtgtgtgtgtgtcagagctaAGACTATTaagaacacagtgtgtgtgaacctggAGCTCACAGCTGAAGAGTGGAAGAAGAAATATGAaatggagaaagagaaaacCCGGAGTCTGAACCTAGTGATCCAGAAACTGGAGCAGGAGCTGAAACGTTGGAGGAAAGGTACCAACAGTGTTATTGATTATTGGTCAACATTGATCAATAATATATGAACCAGTTCTTCACTCAtcaatatttacatgtttattggTTATTATGGATTATTTATTCTCACTGATTACAAAAATGTAACACGgatttcattgattattaatcctTATTATTTAGAAAGATGCCAACATGATTATGGattgattttgtttgtattattgattgattatctGGGAGTTGTTGATTGGTTGGTTTAGGTGAGTGTGTAcctgtggagcagcagctgaacaGCAGAAATAAGAAGAGTAACAGTGACGCAGCAGGGATGGACAGCTTGGCCCCGCCCACTGAACCTATGTCCAATGAAGAAAAGACACAATATGAGACACTCATCAACAAACTGTACCAACAGCTGGACGACAAGGTGATTTATAcatgaagatgtgtgtgtgtgtgtgtgtgtgtgtgtggagacaaaCTGAAAATCTGCTGATTGATGTTTCAGGACGATGAGATCAACCAGCACAGTCAGACATCTGAGAAACTGAAACAGCAACTCACTGATCAGGACGAGGTAAGTAAATGTCATTCATGTAACTTCACCTGTGTCGTCATAGTAACCCTGTCACTCCTGCAGCTGTTGACATTGAGTCGCCACGACTACGAGCATCTGCAGAACGAGTTGTCGCGGCTGCAAAGGGACAACGATTCAGCcaaagaggaagtgaaggagGTGCTGCAGGCGCTGGAGGAGCTCGCCGTCAACTACGACCACAAGAGTCAGGAGGTAGACGACAAGAATCGCTACAACCAACAGCTCAATGAGGAGCTTGCACTCAAAACTGTGAGTTCACAGAAACAACAAGGTTTGCAACACCTGCAGCTGTTTTTTTACCTGCTGTCAATTATTACCAGGTGAGTCTGGAGACGCTGCAGAGGGATTTCTCTTCTCTGCAGGGCGTCAGCTGTCATCAACGCAAGAGATCGTCAGAGATTCTCAACCTGCTGCTCAGAGACATCAGTGAAGTCGGCAGCATCCTCGGAACCAGCGAAGTCAAAGCTGTAAGATGCTACAAACCTGATCATCAGCTGATCACCTGTCTCTGCAGGAGACTGATCATCAGCTGATCACCTGTCTCTGCAGGAGACAAGTACAGTGATGGAGGACGACTTCACCACCGCTCGTCTCCACATCAGTAAAATGAAGTCTGAGGTCAAATCTGTGGTGAGTCGCTGTAAACAGCTGGAGCTGAACCTGAAGGAGAACAACTGCAGGAGAGAGGACAGCGACAAGGAGATCAGCTGTCTGCAGCTGCTCGTctcacaggtgagacacacaacagacacacaacagacacgcacacctgtgtgtgacagactacagacacacacctgtgag
Above is a window of Solea senegalensis isolate Sse05_10M linkage group LG2, IFAPA_SoseM_1, whole genome shotgun sequence DNA encoding:
- the LOC122765163 gene encoding kinesin heavy chain-like codes for the protein MDAAAECRVKVMCRFRPLNDAERSRGDKFIPKFNGEDTVVVAGKPYVFDKVLAPNSEQLQVYDVCAKQIVRDVLGGYNGTIFAYGQTSSGKTHTMEGNLHDAHQMGIIPRISKDIFDHIYSMDENLEFHIKVSYFEIYLDKIRDLLDVSKTNLAVHEDKNRVPFVKGCTERFVSSPDEVMDVIDEGKSNRHVAVTNMNEHSSRSHSIFLINIKQENTETETKLSGKLYLVDLAGSEKVSKTGAEGSVLDEAKNINKSLSALGNVIAALSEGTKTHVPYRDSKMTRILQDSLGGNCRTTIIICCSPSVYNETETKSTLMFGQRAKTIKNTVCVNLELTAEEWKKKYEMEKEKTRSLNLVIQKLEQELKRWRKGECVPVEQQLNSRNKKSNSDAAGMDSLAPPTEPMSNEEKTQYETLINKLYQQLDDKDDEINQHSQTSEKLKQQLTDQDELLTLSRHDYEHLQNELSRLQRDNDSAKEEVKEVLQALEELAVNYDHKSQEVDDKNRYNQQLNEELALKTVSLETLQRDFSSLQGVSCHQRKRSSEILNLLLRDISEVGSILGTSEVKAETSTVMEDDFTTARLHISKMKSEVKSVVSRCKQLELNLKENNCRREDSDKEISCLQLLVSQLQAKTTSLTFDLQQLEQKKRQLEEGHDLLMEEFAKLQAQGQMHELTVMDKEKEHMDRLKDADDMKRTLEEQMKNHREVHQKQLSRLRDEIEQKRRDFDQLKDVHQALQLENRKLHSDFDKVKCEDEKKEQKLQKLQFLNEKREQAKEDLKGLEETVAKELQTLSQLRKLFIEDFGMRMKNSLECDSDEAGGSLSQRQRIVFLENNLEQLSRVHKQLVQDNADLRCELPKIEKRLRATAERVKSLETALRNAKEAAAKDRKRYQQEVERIKEALHSKNVPRRGHSAQIAKPIRAGHQQLSSSPPIRMPIRGGGASSSPRHHSITPLQHRHHHSHNK